Genomic window (bacterium):
TCGTGATTATATATTCCCTCTGTGTTCTCTGTGGCTCTGTGGCTATATCCTGAACGGTTACCTGTTTTTAGGCCTTTTTAAACACCGAAAAACGCGAAAAACACGAAAAAAAGATATTTTCCTCTCTGTTTCTCTGCGTCTCTGCGGTAAAGGATTACCTGATTACCGATTACCTAAGTAACATGCAACTTCAATCTTAACAGAGCACTATAATCTTTGCGTTCTTTGCGGTTAAAAAAGGATAAACCACTTAATCTTAAAAAAAACTTGAATATCGAGTTTAAATAATCACAATTTATACCCCACTGGAGTATAGTTACCAATAATTTTTAATTTTTTCTCTGCGTCTCTGTGTCTCTGCGGTGAACAGTTACGGAAATTCAATATGCCTTTTGAATCGGGCATCATCTTTGGTAGGGAAATCCTGGCGGTAATGAACGCCCCTTGATTCTTCACGCATAAGCGCTGATTTCTGAATAAGGTTTCCGATGATTAACATATTTTGTAATTCAAAACCATCCGGGGTTGAAAATTCTTTAGCCAGAACATACGAAGACCAAAAGTCTATTTCTTTTCCTGCATCGACGAGTGTATCCTTTTCTCGTTCAATACCCACATCTCGCCACATTAAACTTTTGAGTGCATTGCGGACATCTTCTACATCTAAGTCCTTTAGATATTTACCTTCAAAGATATAAGAGATATGTGGAAATGATTTTATCTTATTTTTTGAACACCCGGCTCTATATCCAAAAACCAAACATTCTAAAAGCGAATTGCTGGCTAAACGATTTGCACCATGGATACCAGGGTTGGCACACTCACCGCAAGCATATAATCCTTCAATGTTAGTCTTGCCCTCTAAATCTGTTTTAATCCCACCAATGGTATAATGAGCCGTAGGCCTAACAGGTATCAAGTCTTTCTTTATATCAATGTCGAAGGAATGACAGGTTTTCATTATATTTGGAAACCTATTTTGCAGGAATTCATCATCTAAGTGGGTCACATCTAAATATACATGGGTATCATTGGTTAATTTCAATTCAGTCAAGACACTTCGGGAGACGACATCCCTTGGGGCTAATTCTAAAGCGGGATGATATTTAACCATAAATCTTTCCCCGTATTTATTTTTTAATATTCCGCCTTCTCCCCGGACGGCTTCTGAGATTAATGCCCTGGCCGCACCGGCAATATAAAGTGTTGTTGGATGAAATTGGATAAACTCCATATCCATCAAACTTGCACCAGCACGATAAGCCGCCGCCATCCCATCGCCAGTGGCAATAATGGAATTAGTTGTCTCACGATAAATCTGACCAACCCCACCAGTTGCCAGAATCGTTTGATTGGCAAAGATTATTTCTCTCTTCTTACCTTTTGACTGGACAATTGCTCCGTAACAGATATTATCTTCAGTTAGTAAGTCTATGAGAAAGGTATTTTCTAAAATAGAGATATTTTTTTTGAGTTGAACCTTGGCGAGGAGTATTCGTTCAAGTTCTGTGCCAGTGGCATCACCTCTGGCATGGATTATTCTTCGGGTAGAGTGTCCTGCTTCCTGGGTAAATAGTAGTTTTCCTTCTTTGCGGTCGAAATTTGCTCCCCAATCAATTAAATTCTGTATTTGTTGAGGACCTTCTTCAACTAATACTCTAACTGCTTCCTCATTACACAGCCCATCACCTACTTCTATGGTATTCTGTAAATGGCTTTCATAGGTATCATTTTCAGTTAAAACTGCGGCGATACCGCCTTGAGCAATCTCGGTATTACACTGTTTCAATTTATCCTTAGTAATGATTAGCACCTGACCTTCATTAGCGGCTTCAATTGCCGCCCGGAGCCCCGCCGCACCACTACCAATAATTAAAATGTCTGTTTTGATAATTGGTAATTTGTTGGTATCAAAACTGACTAAATATCTCACTATAATTTCACCAATCTTGTTTCTAAAACTTCTTCCTGAGCATTAATTTCTTGTAAAACTGTTTGGGGTATAGGCTCATCGACATTTACGACAATTAATTGTTTACCACCAATAGTTTTTCTACCCATTTGTAGTCCGGCAATATTGATGTTATTTTTACCCAGAATGGTGCTGATTTTGCCCAGCACCCCGGGTTTATCAATATTTGAGATAACAAGCATATTACCTTGAGGTATAGCATCGATTCTAAAACCGTCAATTGCTACGATTCTGGCATCATTCTTTTGGAAGATACTGCCGGCAATTTGAGATGTTTTTTTATCTGTTTTTAGCGTCACGGTAATGAGGTTGACAAAATCTTCTTCTTTTGCCTCTTTGTTTTCAACAACATTTATCCCTCGTTCTTTAGCGATAAAAGGTGCATTGACATAATTGACGACGGGCTCTTTAAGGATAGTTGCCAGCATCCCTTTAAGCACCGCAACTTTAAAAGGCGTAACCTCATACTCAGCAATTTCACCTGAAATCTTTATTTCGACTTCTTGTATTCCTTCGACGGTCAATTGAGTATGGAGAGAACCCATTTTTTCGGCTAAAGTTAAATATGGGGCGATTTCCTGGAATACCTCTGGAGCGACCTGCTGGATATTAACGGCGTTTCTAATTACCCCACTGGTTAATGCATCTACGACCTGCTGAGCCATTTCTATGCCGACATTTATCTGTGCATCAATCGTCGAGGCACCAAGATGCGGCACTAAAACGCAGTTATCGAGTGTCAGAAGCGGACTATCCACTGGCGGTTCGGTTTCATAGACATCTAAAGCCGCACCAGCAACCTTACCCAACTTAAGCCCCTCATAAAGTGCCTGTTCGTCAATTAATCCACCTCTGGCGCAGTTAATTATCCGTACACCATCCTTCATCTTATCAATTTCTGCCTTAGAAATCATCTTTTTCGTCTCATCAGATTTAGGTACATGCAGGGTAATATAATCTGAGCGGCGATAGAGTTCGTCCAGTTCAGATAATTCTACCCCCATTCGTTTTGCCTTTTCCTGTGAAATATAAGGGTCATAAGCCAGAACCTTCATATTGAAGGCTAATCCGATTTGAGCAACATAGGAGCCAATTCTTCCCAGTCCAACAACACCTAATGTTTTTCCGCATAATTCTACACCCATATATTTTTTGCGGTCCCATTTCCCTTCTTTCATAGATTTATCTGCCTGTGGTATATTTCGTGATAGGGCTAAAATCATCCCAATTGTGTGTTCAGCGGTAGAAACCGTATTGCCGCCTGGGGCATTCATTACAATAATCCCTTTTTTCGTGGCAGATGGAACATCGATATTGTCCACACCTACCCCGGCTCGACCAATGACCTGTAATTTTTT
Coding sequences:
- the serA gene encoding phosphoglycerate dehydrogenase, translated to MKVLVSDPLSKEGLEILEKVESIEVDVKTGLKPEELVACIGDYDGMIVRSETKVTKEVIEAGKKLQVIGRAGVGVDNIDVPSATKKGIIVMNAPGGNTVSTAEHTIGMILALSRNIPQADKSMKEGKWDRKKYMGVELCGKTLGVVGLGRIGSYVAQIGLAFNMKVLAYDPYISQEKAKRMGVELSELDELYRRSDYITLHVPKSDETKKMISKAEIDKMKDGVRIINCARGGLIDEQALYEGLKLGKVAGAALDVYETEPPVDSPLLTLDNCVLVPHLGASTIDAQINVGIEMAQQVVDALTSGVIRNAVNIQQVAPEVFQEIAPYLTLAEKMGSLHTQLTVEGIQEVEIKISGEIAEYEVTPFKVAVLKGMLATILKEPVVNYVNAPFIAKERGINVVENKEAKEEDFVNLITVTLKTDKKTSQIAGSIFQKNDARIVAIDGFRIDAIPQGNMLVISNIDKPGVLGKISTILGKNNINIAGLQMGRKTIGGKQLIVVNVDEPIPQTVLQEINAQEEVLETRLVKL
- the nadB gene encoding L-aspartate oxidase, with protein sequence MRYLVSFDTNKLPIIKTDILIIGSGAAGLRAAIEAANEGQVLIITKDKLKQCNTEIAQGGIAAVLTENDTYESHLQNTIEVGDGLCNEEAVRVLVEEGPQQIQNLIDWGANFDRKEGKLLFTQEAGHSTRRIIHARGDATGTELERILLAKVQLKKNISILENTFLIDLLTEDNICYGAIVQSKGKKREIIFANQTILATGGVGQIYRETTNSIIATGDGMAAAYRAGASLMDMEFIQFHPTTLYIAGAARALISEAVRGEGGILKNKYGERFMVKYHPALELAPRDVVSRSVLTELKLTNDTHVYLDVTHLDDEFLQNRFPNIMKTCHSFDIDIKKDLIPVRPTAHYTIGGIKTDLEGKTNIEGLYACGECANPGIHGANRLASNSLLECLVFGYRAGCSKNKIKSFPHISYIFEGKYLKDLDVEDVRNALKSLMWRDVGIEREKDTLVDAGKEIDFWSSYVLAKEFSTPDGFELQNMLIIGNLIQKSALMREESRGVHYRQDFPTKDDARFKRHIEFP